One genomic region from Candidatus Ryanbacteria bacterium CG10_big_fil_rev_8_21_14_0_10_43_42 encodes:
- a CDS encoding UDP-diphosphatase — MFEAIILGTIQGVTEWLPISSEGITTLVYTALTKNTVPLEEIIRLSLFLHGGTFLAALVYFWKDVRDIILALFWREKTEEIHHLVRFLIIATGVSGSVGLILFSGIKIASDWLQVGGSGITGLIGMFLIITGVLQLTQKKEHSNIRETRDLTMKDALVLGVVQGCAVLPGLSRSGITVAALLFRSYATASALRVSFLMSLPIVLGGNILLNSKEFAITPPLMAGFFVSFFFGFLTINGLLKLAQKINFGYFALGFGVLALLAAFI, encoded by the coding sequence ATGTTTGAAGCCATTATACTAGGAACCATACAAGGCGTAACGGAATGGCTTCCAATTAGTTCGGAGGGCATTACAACACTTGTGTACACGGCTCTTACGAAAAATACCGTACCTCTTGAGGAAATTATTCGCCTTTCTTTGTTTTTACATGGCGGCACTTTTTTGGCCGCCTTGGTATATTTTTGGAAAGATGTGCGAGACATTATACTGGCTCTTTTCTGGCGGGAGAAAACGGAGGAAATACATCACCTTGTCCGATTTCTTATTATCGCAACGGGTGTTTCGGGTAGCGTGGGATTGATATTATTTTCCGGCATTAAAATAGCAAGTGACTGGTTACAGGTGGGCGGGAGTGGTATTACGGGACTTATTGGTATGTTTCTTATTATAACGGGCGTACTTCAGCTTACTCAAAAAAAGGAACATAGTAACATACGAGAAACAAGGGACTTGACCATGAAGGATGCTTTAGTGTTGGGTGTTGTGCAGGGATGCGCTGTTCTGCCCGGTCTTTCCCGTTCCGGTATTACAGTAGCGGCGCTTTTATTTCGATCATACGCCACAGCATCCGCCTTGCGCGTAAGTTTTTTAATGAGTTTACCGATAGTATTGGGAGGAAATATTCTTTTAAATAGTAAAGAATTTGCCATTACACCGCCTCTTATGGCAGGTTTTTTTGTTTCGTTTTTCTTTGGATTCCTCACTATTAACGGCCTTCTTAAGCTTGCTCAAAAAATAAACTTCGGTTATTTTGCGCTTGGATTTGGCGTACTTGCGTTACTGGCGGCATTTATATAA
- a CDS encoding thioredoxin-dependent thiol peroxidase, whose translation MKLKEGKKAPAIKLPDQNGNICRLADYKGVWVLVYFYPKDDTPGCTVQACGIRDNYAAFKKAKITVFGISKDPVKKHKKFEEKYNLPFTLLSDEGLTVLKAYDVWGTKKFMGREYMGISRTSFLIDPEGNIAKIYENVKPNEHADMILKDVKMLRT comes from the coding sequence ATGAAATTAAAAGAAGGAAAAAAGGCGCCTGCCATAAAACTTCCCGATCAAAACGGGAACATATGCCGTTTAGCGGATTACAAAGGCGTATGGGTGCTTGTTTATTTCTATCCAAAGGATGATACGCCCGGATGTACCGTGCAGGCGTGCGGAATTAGAGACAATTACGCCGCCTTTAAAAAAGCAAAAATTACAGTTTTTGGTATTAGTAAAGACCCCGTAAAAAAACATAAAAAGTTTGAAGAAAAATATAATCTTCCCTTTACGCTCCTTTCAGATGAAGGATTGACTGTTCTTAAGGCGTATGATGTGTGGGGAACAAAAAAATTCATGGGACGTGAGTATATGGGTATTTCCCGTACGTCATTTCTCATAGACCCGGAAGGCAATATTGCGAAAATATATGAAAATGTAAAACCTAATGAGCATGCGGATATGATCCTTAAAGATGTAAAAATGCTTCGGACATAA
- a CDS encoding YbhB/YbcL family Raf kinase inhibitor-like protein, producing MKLVSSAFEDTTPIPPEYTCDGNNINPPLSIQTAPPGTKSFTLIMSDPDAPGEIWIHWTMWNIPPDTSEIAAGISPKNASIPGTSNIARHAVEGTTSFNTKGYGGPCPPSGTHRYIFRLYALDIPLNIPLTSRVFQIEEAMRGHVLGDASLMGTYSK from the coding sequence ATGAAATTAGTCAGTAGTGCATTTGAAGACACAACACCTATTCCGCCGGAATATACATGCGACGGGAACAATATAAATCCGCCGCTCTCTATCCAAACCGCACCGCCGGGAACAAAGAGTTTTACACTTATCATGAGTGACCCCGATGCTCCGGGAGAAATATGGATTCACTGGACAATGTGGAATATTCCGCCGGATACATCCGAAATAGCGGCGGGTATTTCTCCAAAAAATGCTTCAATTCCCGGCACGTCCAATATAGCGCGTCATGCCGTTGAGGGGACGACAAGTTTTAATACAAAAGGATACGGCGGTCCGTGTCCGCCGAGCGGGACTCACCGGTATATATTCCGCCTGTATGCACTCGATATTCCTCTTAATATTCCTCTTACGTCGCGTGTTTTTCAAATAGAGGAGGCAATGAGGGGGCACGTATTGGGAGATGCTTCTCTTATGGGTACTTATTCCAAGTAA
- a CDS encoding glycosyltransferase family 9 protein: protein MTPDTMRRIDYWVGIPLCFLVTIWYRVLRFLGLKNPQYDNNPKRILFIELAEMGSTIIAYPAMRKAQELYPDATFYFLLFKQNKATMQVLDVVDAEHTLIIDASDIISFIRDTLRILIICRKRKIDTVINLEMFVRYSTLLSYFSGARKRVGFFRYFNEGMYIGNFLTHKVPYNNHIHTAHSYIALVRALTESSSDIPLSKFSIAEDDISLPVRHPDTKAKDRVWEILMGINPRVSKTDRLIVINPNASKLVKMRKWPLENYAALAKKLSAENGVFIVITGVEEEREEAEYIAKAVGVERAINVAGKTSLTELIDLFSLSHALITNDSGPAHFASLTDTPLFVFFGPETPALYRPLSQNCTVLYSRFACSPCVSVQNQRRTPCTLNACLQSIEVEGVFRKVLEGI, encoded by the coding sequence ATGACACCTGATACCATGCGCCGCATTGATTATTGGGTGGGGATCCCGCTCTGTTTTCTGGTAACGATATGGTATCGTGTCCTTCGGTTTTTGGGGTTAAAAAATCCGCAGTATGACAATAATCCTAAGCGCATACTGTTCATAGAATTAGCGGAAATGGGAAGTACGATTATCGCATATCCGGCAATGCGAAAGGCGCAGGAGTTGTACCCCGATGCAACATTTTATTTTCTTCTATTTAAGCAGAATAAAGCTACGATGCAGGTACTGGATGTGGTAGACGCGGAACATACGCTCATAATAGATGCTTCCGATATAATTTCTTTTATACGCGACACGCTTCGTATTCTTATTATTTGCCGTAAACGGAAGATCGACACGGTTATTAATCTTGAAATGTTTGTCCGCTACAGTACCCTTCTTTCATATTTTTCGGGGGCGCGGAAGCGAGTTGGATTTTTCCGGTATTTTAATGAAGGGATGTATATCGGGAATTTTTTAACACATAAAGTGCCGTATAATAATCACATTCATACAGCACATTCGTACATAGCGCTTGTACGTGCACTTACAGAATCGTCGAGCGATATTCCTTTAAGTAAATTTTCCATAGCGGAGGATGATATTTCTTTACCGGTACGACACCCCGATACAAAAGCAAAGGATCGCGTATGGGAAATTTTAATGGGGATTAATCCGCGTGTTAGTAAAACTGACCGACTTATTGTCATCAATCCAAATGCAAGTAAGTTGGTGAAAATGAGAAAGTGGCCGCTTGAGAATTATGCGGCATTGGCAAAAAAATTATCGGCGGAAAATGGTGTGTTTATTGTTATAACCGGCGTGGAGGAAGAACGGGAAGAAGCGGAATATATTGCAAAAGCTGTGGGGGTGGAGCGCGCCATAAATGTTGCCGGTAAAACATCTCTCACCGAACTCATCGATCTTTTTTCGCTATCACACGCACTTATTACAAATGACTCCGGTCCGGCGCATTTTGCATCTCTTACCGACACTCCTTTATTTGTCTTTTTTGGTCCGGAAACGCCTGCTCTCTATAGGCCACTTTCTCAAAACTGTACCGTGCTATATTCACGGTTTGCTTGTAGTCCCTGCGTATCGGTGCAAAATCAGCGTCGGACACCGTGCACACTTAATGCATGTCTTCAAAGTATTGAAGTAGAGGGGGTATTTCGGAAAGTATTGGAGGGAATATAG